In Arachis hypogaea cultivar Tifrunner chromosome 2, arahy.Tifrunner.gnm2.J5K5, whole genome shotgun sequence, a genomic segment contains:
- the LOC112735440 gene encoding uncharacterized protein, translated as MVHHHPPNSHPELPPPPPPPPVPPRPFAASFSLRWALGNRNRNAKIPRRFQFGRLPLPTTGGVNPVLRLGLSPLNPARRSALLINPEPNSNPNRFAASPPKEKILVEPVEGSENTPEDKGTNNLLLRFCVKKRDLSAPSADPEPEPQAEAKAEVEEAEVLEEGESNPLVKTWNLRPRKVVEKKTAVKGRNGGSLGHDAGRTRSRVRHGSSSRGKNGGLKELKENGGRRKEEEEGVVLKTAMLSLTLTKEEIEEDFLKVTAAKPPKKPNKRPRAVQKQLDAVFPGLWLTSVSVTPDLYQVPDPPLKG; from the exons ATGGTGCATCATCACCCACCCAACTCTCACCCCGAGCTACCACcgccgccgccaccaccacctGTGCCACCGAGGCCCTTTGCCGCCTCCTTCTCTTTAAGGTGGGCGCTCGGAAACCGCAACCGCAACGCCAAAATCCCCAGGCGGTTCCAATTCGGAAGGCTGCCACTCCCTACCACCGGAGGTGTCAACCCGGTTCTCCGACTCGGGTTGTCGCCTCTGAACCCGGCTCGACGTAGCGCTCTCCTTATCAACCCTGAACCCAACTCTAACCCGAACCGGTTCGCTGCTTCTCCtccaaaggagaaaattttggtTGAACCGGTTGAGGGTTCGGAGAATACACCTGAGGATAAGGGCACAAACAACCTCTTGCTCCGGTTTTGTGTGAAAAAGAGGGACCTTTCTGCTCCCAgtgctgatcctgaacctgaaccCCAGGCTGAGGCTAAGGCTGAGGTTGAGGAGGCTGAGGTTTTGGAGGAAGGAGAAAGTAACCCTTTGGTGAAGACATGGAATTTAAGGCCGAGGAAGGTTGTGGAGAAGAAAACTGCAGTGAAGGGTAGGAATGGTGGCTCGTTGGGCCATGATGCTGGCAGAACGAGAAGCAGGGTGCGGCATGGTTCATCAAGTCGGGGTAAGAATGGGGGGCTTAAGGAGCTTAAGGAGAATGGTGGTAGGaggaaggaggaggaagaggggGTGGTGTTGAAGACGGCAATGCTCTCATTGACACTGACAAAAGAGGAGATTGAGGAGGATTTTCTCAAGGTCACTGCTGCCAAACCCCCCAAGAAGCCCAACAAGAGACCTAGGGCTGTTCAGAAGCAGCTTGAT GCAGTTTTTCCTGGCCTTTGGTTGACAAGTGTGAGTGTGACCCCTGATTTATACCAAGTTCCTGACCCACCTCTTAAG GGTTAG
- the LOC112735460 gene encoding UPF0481 protein At3g47200: protein MASPNINNNNALEGETKPKIQEILINIPEHFEPLVSDECCIYKVPSHLFKLNEEAYTPKFISIGPIHSKDSKLRQENQKQRYFHAFYKRLNNSQALALKRYRTIYLEQEKKTIRDSYSELVEPCNDNDFMNMILLDSVFIMELFLRNSEEKKDEHDPMFTTSWICKAIQRDLLLLENQIPMFVLEKLYNSVLLLSDGDNKKNHEANFLKLAFKYFEDFYPQNEPRDIADMIKNYKTCKHFTDLIRFTYLPRKIQTNGVNPKDDFTPYPIDYHIPRTATRLNEAGVSFEKVQGRSYLDIKFHKIKILSWFLCFGFLPLTKYFKARLQIPQLKVYQITECVLRNLIALEQCHYSDQPFICNYVSLIDSLIHTHEDVELLVDKEAIVHELGSHTELAALVNCLCRNIVVSSNYYGKTIKKLNSHYSNCWMHYMGMLRSVYFRDPWRFSSSIVGFAVFLFAIFNFLRVIGVFHP, encoded by the coding sequence ATGGCTTCTCCAAACATTAACAACAATAATGCTTTAGAAGGAGAAACAAAACCTAAGATTCAGGAAATATTGATTAACATTCCAGAACATTTTGAACCATTGGTGTCTGATGAATGTTGCATTTACAAGGTTCCTTCTCATCTGTTCAAGTTAAATGAGGAAGCTTACACACCAAAGTTCATCTCAATAGGCCCTATTCACAGCAAAGATTCAAAACTGAGACAAGAGAATCAGAAACAAAGGTACTTCCATGCTTTTTATAAGCGCCTAAATAACTCACAGGCTTTAGCTTTGAAGAGATACAGAACAATCTATcttgaacaagaaaagaaaactatAAGAGACTCTTATTCAGAGCTTGTTGAGCCTTGCAATGATAATGATTTTATGAACATGATACTACTTGATTCTGTGTTCATCATGGAACTCTTTCTGAGAAATTCAGAAGAGAAAAAAGATGAACATGATCCCATGTTCACAACATCATGGATTTGCAAAGCCATACAAAGGGACTTGTTGCTACTTGAGAATCAAATTCCAATGTTTGTGTTGGAGAAACTATACAATAGTGTGTTACTCTTAAGTGATGGTGACAACAAGAAAAACCATGAAGCTAATTTTCTTAAGCTTGCTTTTAAATACTTTGAAGATTTTTATCCACAGAATGAGCCTCGTGATATAGCAGATATgatcaaaaattacaaaacttgCAAACACTTTACTGATTTAATCAGATTCACCTACCTACCCAGAAAAATTCAGACAAATGGTGTGAACCCAAAAGACGATTTTACCCCTTATCCAATAGActatcatatccctagaactgcAACAAGATTGAATGAAGCTGGGGTAAGCTTTGAGAAAGTTCAAGGTAGAAGCTACTTAGACATAAAGTTCCACAAGATCAAAATCCTAAGCTGGTTTTTGTGCTTTGGTTTCTTACCATTGACCAAATATTTCAAAGCACGTTTGCAAATTCCTCAGCTGAAAGTGTATCAAATAACAGAATGTGTTCTGAGGAACCTAATTGCATTGGAGCAGTGTCACTACTCAGATCAACCTTTCATATGCAACTATGTGTCTTTGATAGACTCATTGATTCACACTCATGAGGATGTTGAGTTGCTTGTTGACAAAGAAGCCATTGTTCATGAACTTGGGAGCCACACTGAATTAGCAGCACTTGTGAATTGTCTCTGCAGGAATATTGTGGTTTCTTCAAACTATTATGGGAAAACTATCAAGAAACTGAATAGTCATTATAGTAATTGTTGGATGCACTACATGGGGATGCTGAGATCAGTGTACTTCCGAGATCCTTGGAGGTTCAGTTCCAGTATTGTTGGATTTGCTGTCTTTTTGTTTGCTATTTTCAATTTCCTCAGGGTCATTGGTGTGTTTCATCCCTAA